One Echeneis naucrates chromosome 16, fEcheNa1.1, whole genome shotgun sequence DNA window includes the following coding sequences:
- the meak7 gene encoding MTOR-associated protein MEAK7 — protein sequence MGNAESAVVQKRLDRFCPEDRLEVEGIFLRLQSAAKGPSGAKEETPTSKTVTLEMLQSSMGCLVSDTMIKKVYQCMCSIDSGLAAHTGSGKASTSAVSGVYREQLIIFLADMLRGTAEEHAPLIMAMSQCGAETIKLVSCEQVTEFLQDLISAVVQILVKRGHLDGWKPEKMGDCSLGVKLLAEQICSELKPLDQGGCDVSCLEHWLCKVSQVSLYLEMLVAESLNVYLSARPVPTLLPPCRETPWEEFKCLLDLPTVMFLAPQLPDIYSAPWRLVYCTQLHGESFARMVSSLIKCGPTILLIKDSKGYVFGGFASHTWEIRPQFQGDSRCFLFTVFPKLTVYTATGYNQHFMYLNHNQQTMPNGLGMGGQHGYFGLWLDSDFGHGHSRARPKCTTYASPQLSGEEDFILDSVEVWAVGKPQQSDESEEGVGKKSILDVNLETQTMMEIAGKTLHSRGFRAPEEDQEH from the exons ATGGGTAACGCTGAGAGTGCAGTAGTGCAGAAGCGGCTGGACCGCTTCTGTCCTGAAGACCGGCTTGAGGTTGAGGGGATCTTCTTAAGACTCCAGAGTGCTGCAAAGGGCCCTTCAGGAGCCAAAGAGGAAACGCCAACAAGTAAAACTGTAACCCTTGAAATGTTGCAG TCGTCAATGGGCTGCCTGGTATCAGACACCATGATAAAGAAAGTCTACCAGTGCATGTGTAGCATTGACTCTGGTCTGGCAGCACATACAGGCTCTGGGAAAGCAAGCACCTCTGCTGTTTCAGGAGTATATAGGGAGCAGTTGATTATCTTCCTAGCAGATATGCTGCGAGGCACTGCAGAAGAACATGCTCCTCTGATCATGGCCATGTCCCAGTGTGGTGCAGAGACAATAAAACTTGTCTCATGTGAGCAGGTAACAGAA TTCTTACAGGACCTAATCTCGGCTGTAGTTCAGATTCTAGTCAAGAGAGGACATCTAGATGGCTGGAAGCCAGAGAAAATGGGTGATTGCTCCCTGGGTGTCAAACTCCTGGCAGAGCAGATATGCTCTGAACTCAAACCATTGG ATCAGGGAGGTTGTGATGTTTCCTGTCTGGAGCACTGGCTCTGCAAGGTTTCCCAGGTGTCATTGTATCTGGAGATGCTTGTAGCTGAAAGCCTAAATGTGTACCTGAGTGCCCGGCCAGTCCCCACCCTGCTGCCCCCCTGCAGGGAAACACCCTGGGAAGAGTTCAAGTGTCTCCTGGACCTTCCCACTGTCATGTTTCTGGCACCACAG TTGCCAGATATCTACAGCGCCCCCTGGAGACTTGTTTATTGTACACAGCTACATGGGGAGAGCTTTGCGCGGATGGTTTCCAGTCTGATAAAGTGTGGTCCCACTATACTTCTGATCAAAGACTCAAAGGGATATGTCTTTGGAGGCTTTGCTTCTCATACTTGGGAGATCAGACCTCAGTTCCAGG GTGACTCCAGATGCTTCCTGTTCACTGTGTTCCCCAAACTGACAGTTTATACAGCAACAGGATACAACCAACACTTCATGTATCTCAACCATAATCAGCAGACCATGCCCAATGGACTG GGCATGGGTGGCCAGCATGGTTATTTTGGCCTGTGGTTGGACAGTGACTTTGGCCACGGTCATAGCCGCGCAAGGCCCAAGTGCACCACCTATGCCAGCCCTCAGCTCTCTGGAGAGGAAGACTTCATCCTCGACTCAGTGGAAGTGTGGGCAGTTGGAAAACCCCAGCAATCAGATGAG AGTGAGGAAGGGGTGGGCAAGAAGAGTATCCTAGATGTAAATCTAGAGACCCAGACCATGATGGAAATTGCAGGGAAGACGCTGCACAGTCGGGGCTTCAGGGCACCAGAGGAAGACCAGGAGCACTGA